In Edaphobacter paludis, a single window of DNA contains:
- a CDS encoding recombinase family protein has protein sequence MISAIIYSRVSSREQQQEGFSLGAQAKLLREHADRNDMTILKAFEDVETAKTSGRKQFSEMVKWLKQHPSCRTLLVEKTDRLYRNFRDAVTLEELDIEIHLVKEGQVLSKDAKSNTKLIHGINMVLARNYSENLKEEVKKGMREKASQGIYPGHAPFGYRNNKADRTIEVDPVDSHMVIRLMELYAAGAHTLSTLCKVLKTEFGKTMSRGNIHLILKNRFYIGFFEWAGETYRGTHQLFIDPKTFQRVQEVLTGHNRPKYSKQEIAFRGLMTCAHDGCMLTGDVQKQKYVYYRCTGNRGKCVLPRFKEEVLSQRLGEPLQGLQVPPVIVEQIVATLREDQNQADSRLENERVRLTSRLTAIRNRMDAAYMDKLDGKIPEDFWERKMTDWRTEEQQVKLALDGLASSENTDRALDAQRVFELANKAYLLYVSQDSAEKAKLLRMMCSNFCVDAVSATPTYRYPFNMIFERAKLEEWSGRLDSN, from the coding sequence GTGATATCAGCCATAATTTATAGCCGTGTCAGCAGTAGAGAACAGCAGCAGGAGGGATTTTCCCTCGGAGCTCAGGCCAAATTGCTCCGCGAGCATGCCGACCGCAACGACATGACAATCCTCAAAGCATTCGAAGACGTTGAGACAGCGAAGACATCGGGCCGGAAGCAGTTTAGTGAGATGGTGAAGTGGCTGAAGCAGCACCCATCGTGCCGCACGCTTTTGGTCGAGAAGACGGACCGCCTGTATCGGAACTTTCGTGACGCCGTCACCCTAGAAGAACTGGATATCGAGATTCACCTCGTCAAAGAGGGACAGGTTCTGTCCAAGGACGCCAAGTCCAATACGAAGCTCATCCACGGCATTAATATGGTACTGGCTCGGAACTATTCGGAGAACCTCAAAGAAGAAGTGAAGAAGGGTATGCGGGAAAAAGCCTCTCAGGGCATCTATCCCGGCCACGCACCATTTGGATACCGAAACAACAAGGCCGATCGAACCATCGAGGTTGATCCAGTCGATTCACACATGGTCATCCGGCTCATGGAGCTCTATGCGGCCGGTGCTCATACATTGTCCACGCTATGCAAGGTGCTGAAAACGGAATTCGGCAAAACGATGAGTCGTGGCAACATCCACCTCATCTTGAAGAATAGGTTTTATATTGGATTCTTCGAATGGGCTGGAGAGACCTATCGCGGCACGCACCAGCTTTTCATCGATCCCAAGACCTTCCAGAGAGTGCAAGAGGTGCTCACCGGTCATAACCGCCCAAAGTACTCGAAGCAGGAGATTGCCTTTCGTGGACTAATGACATGCGCTCACGATGGTTGCATGCTGACCGGGGATGTCCAGAAGCAGAAGTACGTCTATTACCGCTGTACCGGCAATCGCGGGAAATGCGTTCTGCCGCGCTTCAAAGAAGAAGTTTTATCGCAGAGACTCGGAGAACCACTTCAAGGTTTACAGGTGCCGCCCGTGATCGTCGAGCAGATCGTTGCGACGTTGCGTGAGGACCAGAATCAGGCCGATAGCAGGCTGGAGAATGAGAGAGTACGTCTGACGTCCCGGCTCACGGCCATCCGAAATCGCATGGATGCCGCGTACATGGACAAGCTGGACGGCAAGATTCCCGAGGACTTCTGGGAACGCAAAATGACTGATTGGAGAACGGAAGAACAGCAGGTGAAACTTGCTCTCGACGGTCTCGCCAGCTCCGAAAACACCGACAGGGCACTAGATGCGCAAAGAGTGTTCGAACTCGCGAATAAGGCCTATTTGCTGTATGTTTCGCAGGATTCTGCGGAAAAAGCCAAACTGCTCAGAATGATGTGTTCGAACTTTTGTGTAGATGCCGTAAGTGCCACACCTACATACAGATACCCCTTCAATATGATCTTCGAAAGGGCTAAATTGGAAGAATGGTCGGGACGACTAGATTCGAACTAG
- a CDS encoding VacB/RNase II family 3'-5' exoribonuclease, with translation MPKTPYPRTDRELIRRIERSAGQRAGYKQLIRELGLGGGRERRLLLEQLARITARGELVKIDTEQWSLPAAAPEKTARAPRDVEQPVEHRATRDRLVAGKIDLHRDGYGFVRPNQSTSREDDLFIPPNELNGAMQGDEVLVDEAPLGRDGRRSGRVARILTRRNPTVVGIFHYARSRGRSNSWENAPLVNGNYVTPLDERMTQAILIPEGAEIAGTPQQTPHRVLGEEAQAQQKHWSEELDPHWPLEGLAVDIEVTDFPAPGRPARGRVLEVLGPPDAFGVDVEIVIRKHHLPYTFPTNVLDEAAASAAQTVETLPADELEQRRDFRGLPIVTIDGETARDFDDAVLVEPLANGNWQLQVHIADVSHYVRPGTALDLEARLRGTSVYFPDRAIPMLPSQLSSGMCSLRPDEDRLVLSCLMEIDARGEVLGYELCEGIIRSARRMTYTQVQAVLDGDVATRSEFAALVPEFEQMHELALKLNAKRHRRGSIDFDLPEPVIRFDPDGNMEAIVHSQRGWSHRLIEEFMLSANECVAHWIEAQGVPGIYRIHEMPDPKRIVDFEETASQFGYSLGFSSLPVKRVQMKSDKRATRGVGRTAKTHEVAESIPVTPQMYQRLTAKIEGKPEERILAYLMLRSLKQARYSEQNVGHFALASPSYTHFTSPIRRYPDLIVHRLLRDLLQSGANPEGAAILSTDPQPWREMSASVTGKKQEATKLNARESIPASELAAIATESSQAERRADDAERELIEWKKIRFMEDRVGEDFDAIVLSCTKYGFFVELDNLFIEGLVPIATLQDDRYIFRDTDRQIVGTRNGRVFKMGQRVHVLLDRIDRQQRRLQFALLPSDEDTANASRSLRKPKGKAASKKESAHSSPNRSGKPKSKERVRNKKSKGKRKKA, from the coding sequence GAACATCGTGCGACCCGCGATCGCCTGGTGGCGGGGAAGATCGATCTGCACCGCGATGGATATGGTTTCGTTCGGCCTAACCAGAGCACCAGCCGCGAAGATGATCTATTTATTCCTCCGAATGAGCTGAACGGGGCCATGCAGGGAGACGAGGTTCTTGTCGACGAGGCTCCGCTGGGGCGCGATGGGAGGCGGTCGGGCCGAGTGGCGCGGATACTGACGCGGCGTAATCCCACGGTGGTCGGCATCTTTCACTATGCGCGGTCGCGAGGGCGCTCCAATTCTTGGGAGAATGCGCCGCTTGTCAACGGCAACTACGTTACGCCGCTGGATGAGCGGATGACGCAGGCAATTCTTATTCCGGAGGGTGCGGAGATTGCCGGGACGCCGCAGCAGACGCCGCACCGCGTGTTGGGCGAAGAGGCGCAGGCGCAGCAGAAGCATTGGTCGGAGGAGCTTGATCCGCACTGGCCGCTCGAAGGGCTTGCGGTGGATATTGAGGTCACGGATTTTCCCGCTCCGGGACGGCCTGCGCGGGGACGCGTGCTTGAAGTACTGGGGCCGCCGGATGCATTTGGCGTCGATGTTGAGATCGTCATTCGCAAGCATCATCTGCCGTATACCTTTCCGACAAATGTACTGGACGAGGCTGCGGCATCAGCGGCGCAGACGGTAGAGACTCTGCCTGCGGATGAACTGGAGCAGCGCAGGGATTTTCGCGGACTGCCAATCGTAACCATCGACGGAGAGACGGCGCGGGACTTCGACGATGCTGTGCTGGTCGAACCCCTGGCAAATGGTAACTGGCAGCTTCAGGTTCATATCGCAGACGTGAGCCACTATGTCCGACCGGGCACGGCGCTCGATCTTGAGGCGCGGCTACGCGGAACGTCAGTCTACTTTCCCGACCGCGCGATTCCTATGCTGCCGTCGCAGCTTTCGAGCGGAATGTGCAGTCTGCGTCCGGATGAAGATCGGCTGGTGTTGAGCTGCCTGATGGAGATCGACGCGCGTGGCGAGGTGCTTGGCTACGAGTTGTGTGAGGGCATCATCCGCAGCGCGCGGCGCATGACGTATACGCAGGTTCAGGCGGTGCTCGATGGAGACGTGGCCACTCGATCCGAGTTCGCTGCACTGGTGCCTGAGTTTGAGCAGATGCACGAGCTTGCGCTGAAACTGAATGCGAAGCGTCATCGCCGAGGCTCGATTGATTTCGACCTGCCGGAGCCCGTGATTCGGTTTGATCCCGATGGAAACATGGAGGCCATTGTCCACTCGCAGCGGGGCTGGTCGCACCGCCTGATCGAGGAGTTCATGCTCTCAGCCAACGAGTGCGTCGCGCATTGGATCGAGGCGCAGGGCGTGCCAGGTATCTACCGCATCCATGAGATGCCAGACCCGAAGCGCATCGTCGACTTTGAAGAGACGGCGAGCCAGTTTGGCTACTCGCTAGGGTTCAGCAGTTTGCCTGTGAAACGAGTCCAGATGAAGTCGGATAAGCGGGCGACACGCGGAGTCGGCCGCACCGCAAAGACACATGAGGTTGCTGAGTCGATTCCCGTGACTCCCCAGATGTATCAGCGACTGACGGCGAAGATCGAAGGCAAGCCGGAGGAACGCATCCTCGCTTACCTTATGCTGCGATCTCTCAAGCAAGCCCGATACAGCGAGCAGAACGTGGGCCACTTCGCGCTTGCCTCTCCCAGCTATACACACTTCACCTCACCCATCCGGCGCTATCCGGATCTGATCGTTCATCGCTTACTGCGGGACCTTCTGCAATCCGGTGCGAACCCCGAAGGCGCAGCCATCCTAAGCACCGATCCTCAACCTTGGCGCGAGATGAGCGCATCAGTCACCGGCAAAAAGCAGGAAGCCACGAAACTGAATGCCAGAGAATCCATTCCAGCGTCAGAATTAGCTGCGATCGCCACCGAATCCAGTCAGGCGGAGCGCCGTGCCGACGATGCCGAACGCGAACTGATCGAGTGGAAGAAGATCCGCTTCATGGAGGACCGTGTAGGCGAGGATTTCGATGCGATCGTTCTCTCCTGCACGAAGTATGGCTTCTTCGTGGAATTGGATAATCTCTTCATCGAAGGATTGGTACCGATTGCCACTCTTCAGGACGATCGTTACATTTTTCGCGACACCGATCGGCAGATTGTAGGCACGCGTAATGGCCGCGTCTTCAAGATGGGCCAGCGCGTCCACGTGTTGCTCGACCGGATCGACCGCCAGCAAAGGCGCCTTCAGTTCGCACTGCTGCCTTCGGACGAGGACACAGCGAATGCGTCCAGATCTCTACGCAAGCCCAAAGGTAAGGCGGCCTCAAAAAAGGAAAGCGCTCATTCCAGTCCGAACCGCTCCGGTAAACCCAAAAGCAAAGAGCGGGTGCGAAATAAGAAGTCCAAGGGAAAGCGGAAAAAGGCCTGA
- a CDS encoding oxidative damage protection protein has protein sequence MAHMVFCTKYKAEMEGLDEAPFDSDFGQKIYKNVSKKAWGEWVERQKMLLNEYRLQPWTREAQEFLVEQMNEFFFGEGGSLPKEYVAPSH, from the coding sequence ATGGCGCACATGGTTTTTTGCACCAAATACAAGGCTGAAATGGAAGGCCTCGACGAAGCTCCGTTCGACTCGGACTTCGGCCAGAAGATTTATAAGAATGTCTCGAAAAAGGCGTGGGGAGAGTGGGTCGAACGGCAGAAGATGCTGTTGAATGAATATCGTCTCCAGCCCTGGACACGCGAGGCACAAGAGTTCCTTGTGGAACAGATGAACGAGTTCTTTTTCGGCGAAGGCGGCTCGCTGCCGAAGGAATACGTCGCTCCCTCCCACTAA
- a CDS encoding heparinase II/III family protein, with translation MRSINRRQVVAGLTAGLGYSHLSSVFGLAPSKLRDYDILPSEGIVAKTYLSPMLTPEFLANNLISASDWHPYPKAAERESWQGVPQDVREAIVKHGEAILGTPWPTLPATLFLEFKENGNRTDYERLFFMRRQRLSELVLAECMEGKGRFLHEIANGVWLICEESFWGLPAHLTAQKAGVGLPDVTEPIIDLFGAETAATLAWTRYLVGQGLDKVSPLINKRIQMEANRRILDPGLSRIDFAWMGLSGSRHRLNNWTPWINSSWLETNLLLEMDPARRLAATSKICSSLDRFLTDYSVDGGCEEGPGYWQVSSGSYFDCCSALMSATGGKKDLLSNPFVRRMGHYIVDVHIAGHYYVNYGDAHAKLDQSPELLYRFGTATGDRALKAFGAFNAAESVSPNGQGRLARETPNVLTVAKARNSPKADALGRSAWYPALGLMTTREKVDSDEGFYLAVQAARNNRSHGHCDSGSFIIFHDGTPVFIDVGVEAYTAKTFGPNRYSIWTMQSAYHNLPAVNGVMQQGDDDRYRASDLHYVCDDAQTGLSMDLATAYPATAGVRRWLRSITLERNTQRIRLRENFQLEDDKPVTLTFMTPRKPTMSSQGSISLGMPDKRTADVHLIFDSALVKPSIETIALVDEGLQRTWGAEIYRILFTTVAPIERGNWLFEFHA, from the coding sequence TCTTGCCCAGCGAGGGCATCGTAGCTAAAACCTATCTCAGTCCGATGCTCACGCCGGAGTTCTTAGCCAACAACCTGATCTCCGCTTCTGATTGGCACCCTTATCCCAAAGCAGCTGAGCGTGAATCATGGCAAGGCGTGCCGCAGGATGTTCGTGAAGCTATCGTAAAACATGGAGAAGCCATTCTGGGAACGCCGTGGCCGACTTTGCCCGCGACGCTCTTCCTCGAGTTCAAGGAAAACGGAAACAGAACGGACTACGAGCGACTCTTCTTTATGAGACGTCAGCGGCTCTCAGAGTTGGTGCTGGCTGAATGTATGGAAGGGAAGGGTCGCTTCCTGCACGAGATCGCAAATGGAGTGTGGCTGATATGTGAGGAGTCCTTCTGGGGACTTCCAGCACATCTTACCGCGCAGAAAGCAGGGGTTGGGCTGCCTGATGTCACAGAACCGATCATCGATCTCTTCGGCGCCGAAACCGCCGCCACTCTCGCTTGGACGCGATATCTGGTCGGACAGGGACTCGATAAAGTGTCTCCACTTATCAACAAGCGGATCCAGATGGAAGCGAATCGCCGGATTCTGGACCCTGGTCTTAGTCGGATAGACTTTGCCTGGATGGGATTGAGTGGTTCGAGACACCGACTCAACAACTGGACACCGTGGATCAACTCAAGTTGGCTGGAAACAAATCTGCTCCTTGAAATGGACCCGGCGCGACGTCTCGCGGCTACAAGTAAAATCTGCAGCAGTCTCGATCGTTTCCTGACCGATTATTCGGTGGACGGAGGTTGCGAAGAGGGACCAGGTTACTGGCAGGTTTCTTCGGGGTCGTATTTCGATTGCTGTAGTGCGTTAATGTCGGCTACCGGTGGCAAAAAGGATTTGTTGTCGAATCCTTTTGTGCGGCGGATGGGGCATTACATCGTGGATGTACATATAGCTGGTCACTATTATGTGAATTATGGCGACGCACATGCGAAGCTGGACCAATCCCCAGAACTTCTATATCGCTTCGGTACAGCAACAGGCGACCGTGCACTGAAGGCGTTTGGAGCATTCAACGCCGCTGAATCCGTAAGTCCAAACGGTCAGGGGCGCCTGGCGAGGGAAACCCCAAATGTTCTCACGGTCGCCAAAGCGCGAAATTCGCCGAAAGCAGACGCGTTGGGGAGGTCCGCCTGGTACCCGGCGCTCGGTCTTATGACGACACGCGAAAAAGTCGATAGCGACGAAGGTTTTTACCTGGCCGTACAGGCCGCCAGAAACAACCGCAGCCATGGGCACTGCGATTCCGGTAGCTTCATCATCTTTCATGATGGAACTCCTGTCTTCATCGATGTTGGCGTCGAAGCCTATACCGCAAAAACCTTCGGCCCGAACCGCTATAGCATTTGGACCATGCAGTCGGCATATCACAACCTGCCAGCCGTAAACGGCGTCATGCAACAAGGTGACGACGATCGATATCGCGCTTCCGACCTTCATTATGTTTGCGACGATGCGCAAACGGGCCTTTCCATGGATCTGGCAACTGCATATCCCGCTACGGCAGGAGTGCGACGTTGGCTTCGCAGTATCACTCTCGAACGAAACACGCAGCGGATTCGTCTTAGGGAGAATTTTCAACTGGAAGACGATAAACCCGTGACTCTCACGTTCATGACGCCAAGAAAGCCGACGATGAGTTCGCAAGGCTCAATCAGTCTTGGTATGCCCGACAAGCGAACTGCAGACGTTCATCTGATATTTGATTCGGCGCTGGTAAAACCCAGCATCGAAACGATTGCCCTAGTGGATGAAGGTTTGCAGAGGACGTGGGGCGCGGAAATCTATCGAATTCTCTTCACGACGGTGGCTCCCATAGAAAGAGGAAATTGGCTGTTTGAATTTCACGCATGA